In the genome of Phycisphaerae bacterium, the window GAGGTCGTCTCCCTTGAGCAGGGCACTTACTCCAACTACAATTTCCAGTCCTGGTGCGAGGTCAGCGAATTCAAGCGCAATTTTGAGCCGGATGGCTGCGACTGGATTTCCACCGTAAATTTCTACGTTGCCGTCCCACGCATTATCCGCCTGCTCTTCTACGACCGCCTCCCGCGCGCCGAGGTCAAATTCAATCGCCGCAACATCTACGCCCGCGACAAAAACTCCTGCCAGTATTGCGGCCGACGTTTCCCCACCAGCGAGCTTTCCCTCGACCACGTTGTCCCTAAAAGTGCTGGTGGAAAATCGAATTGGGAAAATATGGTTTGTGCCTGCACCAAATGTAACGTGGCTAAAGGCGGCCGGACCCCGAAGCAGGCTGGCCTTACCCTCGTCCAGAAACCAGCCAAGCCCAAGCACAATCCTCTCGTCCGCATCCATCTTGGCCAGTCCCGCTACAAAAGCTGGCAGCAGTTCCTCGACCACGCCTACTGGTCGGTCGAGCTGAAGTAATACCTAAAAGGTATTACTTCATCCCGAGCATTACCGAGGGATTTCATTCTGTCTTTTGTCTTTTGCGCTTCGCGCGCTCGAAACCTCGGCTATCCTCACACCAGCCCCGCCCTCGGCGTTGGGTTCTCCTCTGGACTCCTTCGCACTATCGCCCCTGCCTCCGCAGTGACGCCTGAATTCGGAGTATGCCTTAGCGCCCAGCCGGATATTGCTCCTGTATGAGAAATTGCCCGCCATAGTAATCAGCGGTTCGCGGCATTGCCGCAAGTTGCGCCACACCCTCCCCAGAATCCGAGGCATGGAATAGAAGTCGTGTTCGCAGCGAACCATCTCTTTTATGATGCCGTCCATAGACAAATGCTTATACCGGGCTACAGGGAAAGTTAGTGTGTAATATTTCCAGTCCTCCGGGAACGTCTCGAGGGCGATGCGCCCCTGCGATTTCATCTGCTCCCACAGTTGCGTGCCGGGTAGCGGAGTCAAAAACAGCGTGTTGAGACTGTCCACGCCGTACTGAACAGCTGCCTCGGCGATTCGTTTACCAATGCCCGCTTCGTCTACATCCAAACCCATTATAAAGGAACCTGCTACCAGAATTTTGTGCCGTCGTATCCGTTGTACGGAGGCGCGGAAGTCCCTGCCTTTCAGAATGTTGAATTTCTTGCCGACCTCCCGAAGCCCTTCCGGCGAGGGAGACTCAAAGCCGATGTAGACTCCTCTGCAGCCGGCCTTGGCCGCCAGCGTCAGTAGCTCTTCGTCATCAGCAAAGTTAATAGTGACCTGCCCTATCCACTTCTTGCGCACCTTCGCCTTCGCCAGCGCGCCGAACAGCTCCTTGGCGCGGGCGATGTGCCCGGGGCTCGTGCCGATAAGGTTGTCATCCACCACTAAAACACGTTTCTCACGAATCAACTCGAATTCCCGCACGACATCCGCAATAGGGCGATGCCGGTACTTCGTCCCGTTGAACGCCGTCACGCTGCAGAAGCTGCAGTTCAATGGACAGCCGCGAGTCGTCTGAATGGCTCCGAAGGCATATCCTGTGGAAAGCAAATCATGGCGGGCAGCCGGCATATCTTTTATCTCGGCGAGCCCTCCGTCGTACCGGCGCTTCAGCTTGCCTCGCAGGGCGTCCTCGAGTATTGACGCCCATATACCCTCAGCTTCCCCGGTAACGACCGAATCCACACGCTCCATAACCTCCTCTACGCACATTGTCGCGTGAATGCCGCCCATCA includes:
- a CDS encoding HNH endonuclease, producing MIASESNSGLDCSVLVLNKHYMAVRIIGARRAFSLLCRQLAEVVSLEQGTYSNYNFQSWCEVSEFKRNFEPDGCDWISTVNFYVAVPRIIRLLFYDRLPRAEVKFNRRNIYARDKNSCQYCGRRFPTSELSLDHVVPKSAGGKSNWENMVCACTKCNVAKGGRTPKQAGLTLVQKPAKPKHNPLVRIHLGQSRYKSWQQFLDHAYWSVELK
- a CDS encoding radical SAM protein, with the translated sequence MRLYLINPTNPLVGIIKAKDSRWKRYRVWKPLSLMVLAGLTGREWEITIVDENLGVPDYEAMPRPDLVGITAFTSQVNRAYELASHFRNQGVPVVMGGIHATMCVEEVMERVDSVVTGEAEGIWASILEDALRGKLKRRYDGGLAEIKDMPAARHDLLSTGYAFGAIQTTRGCPLNCSFCSVTAFNGTKYRHRPIADVVREFELIREKRVLVVDDNLIGTSPGHIARAKELFGALAKAKVRKKWIGQVTINFADDEELLTLAAKAGCRGVYIGFESPSPEGLREVGKKFNILKGRDFRASVQRIRRHKILVAGSFIMGLDVDEAGIGKRIAEAAVQYGVDSLNTLFLTPLPGTQLWEQMKSQGRIALETFPEDWKYYTLTFPVARYKHLSMDGIIKEMVRCEHDFYSMPRILGRVWRNLRQCREPLITMAGNFSYRSNIRLGAKAYSEFRRHCGGRGDSAKESRGEPNAEGGAGVRIAEVSSARSAKDKRQNEIPR